TTTCCAGCCGCCAGGTTCATGGCAAACGCCAGGCAGGTGGGAACGCCACACTCCTTGCAATTTGTTTTCGGCAGCAATTTGAATATCTGAATCCCTGTAAGAGCCATAATTCTTACTCCTCTCTTTTCGCTCGTTATTAAGTGCTATCTATCACCCATATGCGGCGAGCGGGACAAAAATCCCGAGGATTTCTGCCCGCCCTTCCCCGTTTTACCCGTTAGAGTTCCAATACCGACGGCATTTCCAGCGCCGGGTGTTTCTTTTCCTCAAGGAAGGGCAGAATCTCCTCTTCCGTAGTGCCAATTGTTTCATCCGCAATCATATCAACAAAATCCGGGATGCCCATCTCTTCGCCGCGCGCCTTCAGGCGGTCATAAAACTCGTCCTTGTAGATCTTCGGCATCCAGACCATCCGGGCCAGCCCGCCGTCCGCCGAGAGAAATTTTTTCTGAATGATATTGTATTTGCTGTGGCCCAGGAATCCCGGCGTCTGCGTCCCGCCACCAGCCGAGCCGGCCAGCGTCGAAAACTTCATCCCACAGGGGGTCATCCCCATATAGTCGCGATTTACCGTCATGAAGCCGTTACAGGAAGGAAGTACCGCCGCCAGACACTCACAGCAGCCGCAGGTCGTCATTGGATCCTGCATCATGCTGTACATGCTCACCTTGTCGTAATTGCCATGAGATGATTTGACGGCAAAGTCGTTGGTGCCTACCCATTGTCCAAGCTGCTCATTGATAATTTCTCCCTTCGGCACCGGCTGGTTGGGGCCGGTCGGGTTGATCTCATTGGAGGCCTTGCAGTCCATCCAGTTGTAAGCGCCGCAAAGACCGGTCCGCTCCGGGGAAACAATGCAGACGTGGTTGGGGGCAAAGGACTGGCAGAGGGTGCAGGAGTAAAACGGATCGGTCGTTTCATCGGTCATCCCCTCGATCCTTTTATCCCTCTTCGCATAAGTTTCTCTTGCCAGGGCCAGCATTTCCTCGACCAGTTTGGCGTCGGTGATGATCTTCACCTGGGCCTTGTCGAAAATGGCGCCGAAATCCTGATGAAATTTTGCATGCAGAATCTTGCCGAGATCGGCGAGCTTGAAGCCCTTCTGAATCGCGCTTTTCCCGATGCGCACCCAGGCTATGTCGCGCTGGCCGATGTGCATGATCCCCTGGGCGTAGTTGATCAGGTGGTGAACCTGCCGCTCCAGGATCGGCTCGAAGTCATCCTGCATCTTCCGGCCTGCCACCTCCACTACCATGGCAAGCGGCAGTCTGGCCGGCGTCTCCGTGATGGAGTCAACATCCGGACCGATAACCTCTACCTTGCCGTCCTCCACCTCGTCAAGCCGCTTGGAAGTGACAAACTCAACGGCATGGGTACGGCCGCCGCCCATCTCGAGAAAGATGTCCTCGCCGCGGACGCGCTCGCCCTCGAATGCCGGCCCGTAGGAGAGGGGAATCGGCACCGACGTCACATTGACCTTGAGACCTCTGACCTCGATCGCCTTCTGGACGATATGTTCATGGGGAATATTGGAGACGACGTGTTCATAAGTACATACGCCTGTCGGCAAAATCTCCGGAATCGGCGTATCGGCAATGGTCGGGAATCCGAAATTGACCGCCCCGGCGGCATTGGCATACCACTCGTCACTGACAAACCCCATCGGCATGACGAAGGCAAAGGTACGATCCTTGTTATAAAGCAGGTTTTTGCGGAAATCGCCCGGCTTGACTCCGCCAAACGACATGGCGACGCGGCAGGCAAAACCAATCGCGAAAACGGCCGCGGTAATGTCCGGCCCGTAGGAGACCAGACGCGTCGGCCAGCCGATCTGAACGCCGGCCTCGACGAGCTGCTCTGAAAAGCGCACACCGTTGTTTTCTGCCGCCATAAAGATATACAGGTTTTTCTCCTGCAGCTCGATGGCGATTTTCGCCGCGATCTCCGGCGTGGGGGCCGCCCCTACAATGGCCGCAAAACCAGGCGCGGTGCCGTCAACGAACTCAACGCCCCGCTTGCGGAAGATGACATCATTGGCTGCCCCCAGCCAGATGTTGTCGGGAAGTACATCCTCCTGCTTGGTGTAGAAATCGGGCGCCTCCAGGTAGCGGATCGCTTCGATAATTTCCTCGGCGAAGAATGTCGCCATCCCGGCGTCCAGGGCCGGCGCCAGGTACGGCAGCGGGTTTTTCTCCTTGACAAAGGGCGGCAGCAAGGCGCGGCAGCGATCCAAAACCGGTTTTATATCCGTCATCGTCTTGACGGGAATGCCGAGAATGGCGTAGATCGTCGGCAGGTAATAGGCGGTATCGGGAAAACCAACCTCATGCTCCGGCCCCCACTTTTCG
Above is a genomic segment from Syntrophobacterales bacterium containing:
- the cdhC gene encoding CO dehydrogenase/CO-methylating acetyl-CoA synthase complex subunit beta, which produces MSKIIAAAAIRGAHKIVERAEKDYQMALEKWGPEHEVGFPDTAYYLPTIYAILGIPVKTMTDIKPVLDRCRALLPPFVKEKNPLPYLAPALDAGMATFFAEEIIEAIRYLEAPDFYTKQEDVLPDNIWLGAANDVIFRKRGVEFVDGTAPGFAAIVGAAPTPEIAAKIAIELQEKNLYIFMAAENNGVRFSEQLVEAGVQIGWPTRLVSYGPDITAAVFAIGFACRVAMSFGGVKPGDFRKNLLYNKDRTFAFVMPMGFVSDEWYANAAGAVNFGFPTIADTPIPEILPTGVCTYEHVVSNIPHEHIVQKAIEVRGLKVNVTSVPIPLSYGPAFEGERVRGEDIFLEMGGGRTHAVEFVTSKRLDEVEDGKVEVIGPDVDSITETPARLPLAMVVEVAGRKMQDDFEPILERQVHHLINYAQGIMHIGQRDIAWVRIGKSAIQKGFKLADLGKILHAKFHQDFGAIFDKAQVKIITDAKLVEEMLALARETYAKRDKRIEGMTDETTDPFYSCTLCQSFAPNHVCIVSPERTGLCGAYNWMDCKASNEINPTGPNQPVPKGEIINEQLGQWVGTNDFAVKSSHGNYDKVSMYSMMQDPMTTCGCCECLAAVLPSCNGFMTVNRDYMGMTPCGMKFSTLAGSAGGGTQTPGFLGHSKYNIIQKKFLSADGGLARMVWMPKIYKDEFYDRLKARGEEMGIPDFVDMIADETIGTTEEEILPFLEEKKHPALEMPSVLEL